In the Clostridium gelidum genome, ACTTATGGCTGTTTTCTTAGTTAAGCTTTTAATATCTTCTTCACTTAATTCTATTTCTTCCCACAACTCATGTGCTTTATTAATATCTATTTCAAATTTCGAATCGTCATCTTTACTTATTTTGTTTTCTTTAGTCCTTGATTTTATTGATTTATAAATCGCGTCAGCATATTCTTCAATACTTCTATTTTCCTCAAGTGATAAATTATATTCCATATTTATCTCATTGATTTTTTTGCTATATACTGGCAAATCCTTTATGTATTGATTTATTGAAATATCTAGAGCAACACTTATGGATTCTTTATTAAATCTATTCTTTAGCTTTCTTTCCCTTTCAAAATGAGAATTCATTATATGATATATTTCATGTTTGAATAAAGCTGCCATTTCTTTTTTGCTACAATTTAAAAATAAAAAAGGATTAAAGTACATATTAAAACCATCCCGTTTAGGAAGAGTAGCTATTGGCGCAGTTATACTAACATTTATACCTCGTCTTACTCTAAGCATGAATTGCCCAAAAAAAGCATCTTGGGTTTGTAATAAATACAATATAACATCTTCAATTAATTCAAAGAAATTTCTTTTATAATCATCATTAAATTTAACATTCTCTTCTAATGAATATGCTTCTTTTAAGAGTTGCTGCCTCTTTTCTTCAAAATCCATACGTTATTTTCTCCTTATTGAATTTGTTTTTTTGTAATATATTTACAATTGTATCATATTGTAATACTGTAAGAAAAGCATTTTTATTAATAATTTTATAAACTTCCTTATTAGTAATCTAAATTATCCAATAATTTGCGAGTAAAATTCAAAACCTTGTTATAATTGCTATGCCTAATATAGATACTTACAACTGAAATTTTACTTATGCTTGGTATTATATTCAACATTTACTATACTTAGGAGCATATCCAAGCAGAGAAATTGGATACATATTTATGAAGTAGGCATTGAAAATAAGCTGCTGAAGCTTCTTAATGGGAGGTTGTTCCATTATAGTTTGTCCGAATTTTACATTTGGAGCAAACTATAATGGGTGCAACCTCCCATTTAGAATGCTTCCAGCGAAATTTTCACAGTCCTACGGAATAAATATGTATTCAATTTCGGCGGATGTAGGCATAAGTATGAGTTCCACTGTGGTTATCTATAAATACTTATTTGAATATATTGAAAAATGCATCTAGGAACTCTTCATTTTCTAATAATTCTTTATATATTCCATCCTTATAATCTCTTTTTATTTCTTTCATTAATCCAAGTCTTAAATCCCTAGGATATAAATTTAGAAGTTCTGAAAACAGTTTTAGATTATTTTCTATAGGCCTATCTTCTAAATACCTTAATGAATTTTTTGCTAATATGTATAATCTTGAATGATTTTCTCTTTCTATCTTTTCTTTTAATTCAAAATTTAAAATTTCATTATTAAATATGTCTTCCACCTTTATTAAAGGCTTTTTTAAATTAAGCAAAAAGTTTCCAAAATCATTTGCAATATTTACTCCAACATTTCCTTTTACAACATTTAAAAATATATTAAAAGAATACTTTTCTTTATTTTTTAAATATATTTCATATGCTTTAGATATTCTCTCCCAACTCCTTGGTGTTGCCTTTATAGATTCTTCGCTACTAGGCATATGTAAATATTCTGGGAAAGTAGACAAAAATTCTATAATATGTTCATTAATATTTCCGTCAAAGCTCATCCCCCACTTAATCCATTCCTTAATATCTGAATCAAGATTCACCCACACAAATCTATCCTCTTGAGCAGGATCCATATCTACAACATCATATTGGCTATTATTAAAGCCATCATTTTTATTAGAAGGATTCATTGCTGCAATTACCTTAACTCTTTCATCTAATATATACCCATTAATTTCTCTATTTAAAATAAGATTCATAAGTTCCTGTGCTACTGCATGATCGCATCTATTTAATTCATCTATAAATAAAATAACATTTATGTTTTCATCTTCTTTTAATGCTTTTTCAATTTCAATAAGTTTATTATGTGTTGCATATATAGTCGTTCTATTTTCAACTACAGGTAATCCTCCAATTTCTCCTTCCTTTAATAAATTAGCATCTATTGTAACTAAATAGTATTTATTATTTTTAGCTATGTATTTAACTAAAGAAGTTTTACCAACTCCGCTTTCTCCTATAATTAAAGGGACATCATTTGTTGCAATTATTAGATCTACTGTACTTAGACATTCTGAATAGTTCAAAATTCCCACCTCTATTCTATTAATTAATTAATCATTCATCATTTTTACATTGATAATTTATAATCTACTAATAGTTTTTTAGCATTCTTGCTTCCATATTCCCTAACAAAATTGATTTTATCCATCTCCAAAATCTCTAATTCCAAGAAATCTTCAATGTATTTGTTTTCAATATTTTCATCTTTAATTTTTTGCTTAAGAATATCAACAACCATATCTATATCAATACTTTCATAAATATACTTGACTACATTTATATTTTCATAGATAAATACCTTTACATCATCTAAATCATAATTAGAAATATAATTTATAGCTTCTCCATTCGATATTACAGCTTTTACCTTAGCTTTTAGACTTGGATTTTTTATAAATCTAATTGCTACATAATAATTTTCTATGGCTACTAGTTGAACCTTTTCAGACGGATTTTCTATATACTTAATTGAATCATAGTCTTTACTTACTGCGAGTAGCTGCAATTTCTCACTTGGTTCTTTTACAAACTGTATAGCCCAACCCTTAGTTTTAATAGCTTCTTCTACTATTTCTTCATTTGGATTATTTATTAATTCTAATGAATTCCATAAACTTTTAACACACATTATCCCAATCTCTTTATCAACATTTTTAATATATTTAACAGATAGAGGAGTGTTCTTAATAGCTTGCTTTTGAACTTCTTTTTTGGGATTTTCAATATACTTAATATTATTACCATTACTCTTAACTATAAATAATTCTAATTCTTCATCTACTTCAGTTAATTCTTTAATATATTCAGGATTATTTTTCAATTTTAGTAATATTTCTTCTCTATTCATATATTATCTTTAGTGCGATAGTTTATACGTGCAAACCTCACTAAAGTTGACCTCCTTTGCATGATAATCTAAATCTATAATACACTTCTATTTAGGTACATTCAACATTTTAGGCACATGAAAACAAATAAAGGGTACTCTTTTGTGCATCAGAGTACCCTTTATTTCTGTGGTAGGATATACGATTTAGAATATTCCTTCTTAATCTTTATATTTTTCAATTTCTTTCTTAACAGAAAAAAGCAAACTGTTCAATTCCCAAACTTCACCCTCTTCTATAAGCTTATTTAAAGTCTTTTGATATCTAGATGCTTCTGCTTCTTTACCTAATGAAATCAATGTCAATAGAGAATTCATTATGTTTGAAATCAAATGAGATTTAACTTCAAATAATTTTTGAGCATCTTTAATTTCATCTTTAATCTCTAGCATCTCTTCATCTAATCTAAATGCTGCATCTGCAGAGCGCTTAAGCTTTTCTTTTAATTGTTCGGGTATATGTTGTTTGTATTTATAATTAAGAGAATGTTCAATTGTTGCCCAGAAGTTCATTGCTAATGTTCTTATTTGAAATTCTGCTAAGATTTCAACTACTCCTTCTGCCATATTTACCGGATATTTTATTATCATATGATAACTTCTATATCCACTTTCTTTAACATTTTTCACATAATCTTTTTCATAAATAATTTGCATGTCCCTGCGTCCTCTTAATATTTCAACAACAGTATCTATATCATCAACAAATTGGCACATTACTCTTATGCCTGCAATATCCTCAAGCTCATACCTAACTCTGTCTATTGGAATTTCAAATTTGTTAGCTTTTTCTAACATACTTGATACTTCTTTTACTCTTCCTGTTACAAATTCTATAGGTGAATACTCATTTTTTTTTCTATATTCTTTTCTAATTGATTTTAATTTAACCTTAAGCTCATCTACTGCTTGCTCGTAAGGCATTAAAAAAATCTTCCAATCATTTATTGCCATAATACCACCCTTTAAAAAGACACATTACAAAAATATACATAACATATTTTACTATTTTTTTATATGCCTAATATCATTTCTCAATATCATTCTTATCCATTATATCAAAAACTTTAAATTATGTGTAATTAATAATAAAAAAATATGCACTTATATATAATATAAATTCTTTTTCCATTTATTAAAATAATCTCTTCCACATCTGTTGTAATAACTTCCATATGCATTAAACACTTGCTTACTTACAATAATTCATTAATATCATCACATAATTTATATTCTTCATAATAATTGAAAAAATTTTTTTAATCTATTTATGAATGCGTTTAATATGGTATAATCTATATAAAATATTGAAAAATTTTTTTAATTATTGTACTTTTAATGAGGTGACTAAATAATGAACGATACTGACATACTAAATCATCTATTTGATAAACAGGTAATTTGTCCTGTTTGTGACGCAAATTTTAAAGTTAAAACTGTAAAATCTAAGTCGCCGAGGGTTAATTCCAAAGATTCTGATTTTTTTGTAAGATATTCAGTTGCAAATCCATATTTTTATGATGTAGTGATATGTAATTCTTGTGGTTATGCTGCAATGAAATCAGACTTCGAAAATATTAAATCTCATAAAAAAGAACTTGTTTTCAGCAATGTAACTCCAAAATGGAAACCAAGACAATATCCTGATATTTTAGATGAAAAATTAGCAATTGAGCGTTATAAACTAGCTTTGCTAAACGCCATGCTTATCAATCTTCCAGATAGTACCAAAGGCATGATTTCATTAAAAATTGCTTGGATGAATAGGTTATTAGGTAACAATGCCCAAGAAACACTATTTTTAAAGCAAGCCCTTGAAGGTTTTAATGATGCATATATAAAAGAAGCTTTTCCTATATATGGATTGCAAAGAGATTCTTTAATGTATCTACTTGGTGAATTAAACAGAAAATTAGGAGACTACCAAAATGCATTATTGTGGTTTTCAAAGACTATTGTTAGTATAAATTCTTCTTATAAGATTAAAGAAATGGCTCGTATTGGCAAAGATTTGATTAAAGCTGCAGATGTTTAAAATTTAATTTTTATTTTTAATAAGGGGGAACATATAATGGGTATTTTTAAAAACAAACAAGCTAATAAGGATACATTTTCACAAATTTCTCAAAATGAAAGTAGCAATACTAATTTTGATTCCAATCAAAAGGATTTAAGTAATAAGATTAATGTCTTGAAGGATAAGGCTGATATAATAGATAATTCTATTGTTGATATTACATCTTCTGCTTCATCATTGGTATCGCATAGTGAATCTCAACATAAAGAACTAAATACTGCTAAAAATATATTATCTAATTTCAGTTCAAATATGGAGGATTTAGCAATTAATATTACTAATGTCCATATTAAAGTATTAGATACTGACAAACTAGCTGATACTGGTTTAAATACCATAGGTCATTTAGATACATCACTAAACGACTTAGAAAATGCATTCACAATTTCAACTTCAACAGTAAATGCATTAGTATCAAAACTAGAATCTGTAAATAGTATAACTGATTCTATAAGTCAAATAGCAACTCAAACTAATCTTTTATCATTAAATGCAGCTATAGAAGCAGCTAGAGCCGGTGAAGCTGGTAAAGGATTTTCTGTTGTTGCAGGTGAAGTTAGAAAGCTTGCTGAAAATTCAAAACTTGCTGTTCAAAGTATAACTAGCATATTAGAGGAAATTAAAGTAGATATTATAAAAGCATCTAATGCTATGAATTCTGGTAATTCTGCATTAAGTATTCAACACAATTCATTAGAAGATGCTAAAAATAGTTTTTCTGACATAAAAGCTTCTATTGAAGATGCAGCTGAAGAAATTACTACATCTATAGAAAACTTAACTACTGCTTCTGAACAAAAAGATAATGTAATATCATCAGTTGATAATATTAGTGTTCTTTTTCAAGAGAATCAAGCTTTATCTAAGGAAATTGCTTCAGGTCTAAATACTCAAAAAGATGCTATAAAAAATATTAGTAATTCAATAACAAATTTATTATAATTGTGAATTAAGTACATAATAATAAGCTATCTAATTTTTTAGATAGCTTATTATTATGTACTTAAGGAAACCAGGCTCTCATATTCGCTTACTGAGTAAGTGATTCAAACAAAATCATCTTTTTAAAGTACTTATCACTTAATTTTTTTAGGGTTAAAATCAAGATAATCTGCTGATGTTAATATGTATTCCACTTCATCAAAATATCCATTTAATAATTTTCCAAGTAATACTGGTCCATGTAGATGTCCATAGATAACCTTCTCCACCTTATACTCTTTTATTATCTTGGTAAATTCAGATTCCTCAAACTTTTCATTTGTTGGAGGATAATGAAGCATAACTATAATCTTTTCAAATCCTTTGTTCTTAGCAGCATCTAAAGAAAGCCTTAATCTTATTTGCTCTCTATTGTATATTTTTTCATCCTTAGCGCTATGTTTATCTCCATCAGGGCACATCCATCCTCTAGTTCCACATATAGCATAATCCTCATAAACATAAAAATTATTTTGAAGGAATTTAGTGTTTTCATACATACTATTTAGCTTTGCAATACTTCCCCACCAATAATCATGATTGCCTTTACTTATAATCTTTTTCCCCGGTAATTCATTTATCCAATCCAAATCATATTTACTGTCTTGTTCTTTCAAAGACCAAGAAATGTCTCCAGCTATAAGCACCATATCCTCTTCTGTTATTTTACTAAGCCAATTTTCTTTTATCTTATGGGCATGATCTTTCCATTTATCCCCAAAAATATCCATTGGCTTTTCAACATTAAATCCTAAGTGCAAATCTGAAATAGTATAAAGTGCCATTTATTTATCACCTTTCTGCCTTGCATATGCAATAAAATAACAAGTCAAAATAGACTAGCATACTGACTTGTTATTTTATGGAATATGCCTCATCTTATCTCTTCTTATCTAAATCTGTAAGAAAAGCTATTACATGTGCTACTGCTTCATATAGTTCTGTTGGAATTTCATTTCCAACATCTACATTGCATAATAAATCAGTTAATTCTTTATTATATGCTATTGGTACATCATTTTCTGTTGCTCTTTGAATAATATTATCTGCAATGTGACCAATTCCTGATGCTGTAACTATTGGAGCGTCACTATTAAATTCATATTTTAATGCTACTGCCTTTTTTCTCTGATTCATTTCTTTGTACACCCCTAGCTTCAATTAACAGTGCACAATTAACTGTTAATTGTTAATTGTTAATTGTTAACTGATTAAATTATACCTTAATATCAATAGTAGAAATAGTTAAATCGTTAAAGAAACTTCTACAACTGACTAAATCTATAGGTTTCTCTTTTGCTGATACACTTACATTAACAAATAACCCCAGTGAAGCTAATCCATCAAGTAATTTTGACTTATTATTATTTAAAACAGAAGTGAAATCTCTTTCACATTTTAATTTTACATCAATTTTATTTTCTCTCATAGTCACATAGCCATCAACTTCTCCTAAATTTATAGTTTTAACACTAACAACCATTTTTGCATTAGTTGAATCTATTTTTTTGCCATCTTTTCTATTATCTTTTATTATAAGTTTACAAGGATATTCTGTGTTTTCTGCTGTTATAGGAATATTTAAATAATAATATTCATCACTAATAGAATTGAATACTTTAATGTCACTAATATTTGCTTTTACTAAATTCATTATCTTTTCATATCCCACGTCTTTGGAATCTGTTTGAGCTATTAAATTTTTCACTATATCCCTTATCTTATCAATATTATTCTTCATTTCAACTTTTATTGCTTCTTTATTATCTAAGCTACCCATCCCTAAATTCTGAATATTAAACTTCCCTAAGATTTCTTTATTTATAACTGTTTCTTTTACAATATTTACTGAAGCCTCTTTAGGTTGAATACTATTCTTATCATTAACTACATTATCTTGCACAACTTCTTTTCCTGCAATTTTATTATTTAATAACTCTTTAAATTCTTTAAATTCACTATCTGTAATTTTAACTTCTTTGCCTTCTATGTTACTCAATATTCCTTCTAACTTCGTTTTATTTGTTGCTTCTATAAGGCTTTCTGCTTGAGTCTTAGGCGCATCACTAGTTGTTAAACTATTTCCAATAGTATCCTTAATCAATTTTACTGCTTCCGGATCATCTAATGTTTTAGTCAATACTGTTGAAAGATTTACTTTTTCAACAGTATTACTTTCTTTGGCCGCATTATTACTTTCTTTGCCAGCATTTTTTTGAACCATATCTAGTTCACTGTTTTCACTTCCTGCTAGTGTTTTTAACACATCTAATATATTTATTTTTTTAGTTAATGGATCATTTTCATTATAAGTTTTTGATGCTAAGGTCGCATTTTTACTTGATTCTGCTTCTTTGTTTATTAATTTATTATTCATTATAGTTTCAATATTATCATCTGAAATAGCATCTGAAATATCTAGTGAGTCTAAAGAATTACTTATTTTTTTAAGAATTTGCTCTATTGAAGAATCTCCTTTAAATAACTTATTAAAACTAGTTATGTTTTCTTCTGAAAACTCCAATTTGTTCTCTACAAATGCAAGTATATCTTCTGGTGTCATTTTTTTAAATTCACCTAAAAATTTTGTAAGCAATTGCTTAACAGCTTGCCCTTGTTCACTATCAACTGGTATATCTTTGCTTTGAAGATATGTTTGAATAAAGTTATCTATTTCTTTTGGATTAGAAGCCATTTTTTCACTAAATTGAATTAATCCTTTAATTTGATTTATATTCTCTTTAGTTAATGGAATATTATTCTTAACCATTTTTTTCAAAACATCAATATCGTCCTTGGAAAGGCCTTCTTTTTCAATAACATCTTGGAAATTTTCATCTCCAATTGTTTCTTCATTTTCATTTCCTTTTACTAATTTTAAATTTAATTTTCCATTTTGAAATCCATCTACTTGAAATTTAACTAGTTTGATGTCATCTAAATCAACATTGCCCTCAAGTTCTGCAATGAATTGCCATCCATCTGCGAGCTTTATTGTAACATCCTTGCCATCTCCCTTTGAAACCACTCTTCCCGTAAACTTTTCCCCGACTTCAAAAGTTAACTTGCTAGAAACTTTCTTAGTATTTACATTGTATCCATTATTTATATTATAAATTCCTGGCATATTCTCTTCTCCCCTACTAACTTATACTTCACTCTACTCTAATATATTTATCGTATAAAAAAAGCATAAATTAACTTTAAAATATAATGTTGATAAATTATATTTTAATTGTGCCTTATATCAATGTTTTGTATACAAATTTTAATTATATTCTTCACCATATATATGTTGAACCATATTTATGGTAATATTCTTCTCCATAATCAAAAAAGCTATCCGTTAAACAGATAGCTTTTTTCTTACAGTATTTTTTCTGCCTTCCAGAATTCTGATTAGGGATGTGAAAAATCCCTTGATTCTTATGGGCTTAATACTTTAAATTATTTAACTTCTATTTTATTGTAATTCTTCTTACCTCTTTTAATCAAAGCAGCTCCATCTTGGAAATCTTCTTGATTCAAGGTTCTATTTACATCGTCAACCTTAGCTCCATTAATAGTAAGTCCACCTTGTTCAATTAATCTTCTACCTTCTTTTTTAGATGGTAAAATCTTAGTGCTAGCCATAATATCTAATATTGGTAATCCAATTTCTTCTTTAGTTATTGTTACTGTTGGCACATTTGACATATCAGCTCCACCTGCAAATAGAGCCACTGCTGCTTCTTCTGCTTTTTTAGCTTCATCTTCGCCGTGAACAAGCTTTGTTACTTCATATGCAAGTACCTTCTTAGCAGTATTTATTTCAGACCCCTCTAAGCTTCCAAGTCTTCTTACTTCCTCCATTGGCACAAATGTTAATAACGCTAAACACTTTTGTACGTCTGCATCATCTACATTTCTCCAATATTGATAAAAATCATATGGAGAAGTTTTTTCTGGATTTAACCATAATGCTCCTCCAACAGTTTTACCCATCTTTTGACCTTGGCTGTTAGTGAGTAGAGTACAAGTCATAGCCATTGCATCACCTTCAGCTTTTCTTCTTACAAGCTCAACACCAGCTATCATGTTAGACCATTGGTCATCTCCACCAAGTTCCATCTTACAACCATATTTTTGATTTAAAACATAAAAATCATATCCTTGCATTATCATGTAGTTAAATTCTAAAAATGATAATCCTTTTTCTAATCTTTGTTTAAAACATTCAGCACTTAGCATTCTATTTACTGAAAAATGAACCCCTACTTCTCTTAAGAAATCAACATAATTAAGATTTAATAACCAATCTGCATTGTTTACAATTAATGCTTTATCATCAGAGAAATCTATAAATCTTTCCATTTGCTTTTTGATAGAATCAACATTATGTTGT is a window encoding:
- a CDS encoding vWA domain-containing protein; the encoded protein is MDFEEKRQQLLKEAYSLEENVKFNDDYKRNFFELIEDVILYLLQTQDAFFGQFMLRVRRGINVSITAPIATLPKRDGFNMYFNPFLFLNCSKKEMAALFKHEIYHIMNSHFERERKLKNRFNKESISVALDISINQYIKDLPVYSKKINEINMEYNLSLEENRSIEEYADAIYKSIKSRTKENKISKDDDSKFEIDINKAHELWEEIELSEEDIKSLTKKTAISAYNKNTPKGLENIILAYKEKAEIPWQAVLKDILPTIKSGYKKTITRRDRRQPDRLDLRGRLPENKTQLIVAIDISASMKDDDIHRILVEILSITSSTKNKVTIIECDNEIRNIYELRTESDIRNRSKDNGSTQFTPVFKYIIDNNLRHVVLIYFTDGIGEKELSVKPINKKTIWVVSGSEELSLKNTYGEVKRINSEKKEVIEGNIGLKMLNEEIHEWAR
- a CDS encoding AAA family ATPase, producing the protein MNYSECLSTVDLIIATNDVPLIIGESGVGKTSLVKYIAKNNKYYLVTIDANLLKEGEIGGLPVVENRTTIYATHNKLIEIEKALKEDENINVILFIDELNRCDHAVAQELMNLILNREINGYILDERVKVIAAMNPSNKNDGFNNSQYDVVDMDPAQEDRFVWVNLDSDIKEWIKWGMSFDGNINEHIIEFLSTFPEYLHMPSSEESIKATPRSWERISKAYEIYLKNKEKYSFNIFLNVVKGNVGVNIANDFGNFLLNLKKPLIKVEDIFNNEILNFELKEKIERENHSRLYILAKNSLRYLEDRPIENNLKLFSELLNLYPRDLRLGLMKEIKRDYKDGIYKELLENEEFLDAFFNIFK
- a CDS encoding GTP pyrophosphokinase, translating into MAINDWKIFLMPYEQAVDELKVKLKSIRKEYRKKNEYSPIEFVTGRVKEVSSMLEKANKFEIPIDRVRYELEDIAGIRVMCQFVDDIDTVVEILRGRRDMQIIYEKDYVKNVKESGYRSYHMIIKYPVNMAEGVVEILAEFQIRTLAMNFWATIEHSLNYKYKQHIPEQLKEKLKRSADAAFRLDEEMLEIKDEIKDAQKLFEVKSHLISNIMNSLLTLISLGKEAEASRYQKTLNKLIEEGEVWELNSLLFSVKKEIEKYKD
- a CDS encoding DUF2225 domain-containing protein, encoding MNDTDILNHLFDKQVICPVCDANFKVKTVKSKSPRVNSKDSDFFVRYSVANPYFYDVVICNSCGYAAMKSDFENIKSHKKELVFSNVTPKWKPRQYPDILDEKLAIERYKLALLNAMLINLPDSTKGMISLKIAWMNRLLGNNAQETLFLKQALEGFNDAYIKEAFPIYGLQRDSLMYLLGELNRKLGDYQNALLWFSKTIVSINSSYKIKEMARIGKDLIKAADV
- a CDS encoding methyl-accepting chemotaxis protein, which gives rise to MGIFKNKQANKDTFSQISQNESSNTNFDSNQKDLSNKINVLKDKADIIDNSIVDITSSASSLVSHSESQHKELNTAKNILSNFSSNMEDLAINITNVHIKVLDTDKLADTGLNTIGHLDTSLNDLENAFTISTSTVNALVSKLESVNSITDSISQIATQTNLLSLNAAIEAARAGEAGKGFSVVAGEVRKLAENSKLAVQSITSILEEIKVDIIKASNAMNSGNSALSIQHNSLEDAKNSFSDIKASIEDAAEEITTSIENLTTASEQKDNVISSVDNISVLFQENQALSKEIASGLNTQKDAIKNISNSITNLL
- a CDS encoding metallophosphoesterase, encoding MALYTISDLHLGFNVEKPMDIFGDKWKDHAHKIKENWLSKITEEDMVLIAGDISWSLKEQDSKYDLDWINELPGKKIISKGNHDYWWGSIAKLNSMYENTKFLQNNFYVYEDYAICGTRGWMCPDGDKHSAKDEKIYNREQIRLRLSLDAAKNKGFEKIIVMLHYPPTNEKFEESEFTKIIKEYKVEKVIYGHLHGPVLLGKLLNGYFDEVEYILTSADYLDFNPKKIK
- a CDS encoding EscU/YscU/HrcU family type III secretion system export apparatus switch protein — translated: MNQRKKAVALKYEFNSDAPIVTASGIGHIADNIIQRATENDVPIAYNKELTDLLCNVDVGNEIPTELYEAVAHVIAFLTDLDKKR
- a CDS encoding flagellar hook-length control protein FliK, producing MPGIYNINNGYNVNTKKVSSKLTFEVGEKFTGRVVSKGDGKDVTIKLADGWQFIAELEGNVDLDDIKLVKFQVDGFQNGKLNLKLVKGNENEETIGDENFQDVIEKEGLSKDDIDVLKKMVKNNIPLTKENINQIKGLIQFSEKMASNPKEIDNFIQTYLQSKDIPVDSEQGQAVKQLLTKFLGEFKKMTPEDILAFVENKLEFSEENITSFNKLFKGDSSIEQILKKISNSLDSLDISDAISDDNIETIMNNKLINKEAESSKNATLASKTYNENDPLTKKINILDVLKTLAGSENSELDMVQKNAGKESNNAAKESNTVEKVNLSTVLTKTLDDPEAVKLIKDTIGNSLTTSDAPKTQAESLIEATNKTKLEGILSNIEGKEVKITDSEFKEFKELLNNKIAGKEVVQDNVVNDKNSIQPKEASVNIVKETVINKEILGKFNIQNLGMGSLDNKEAIKVEMKNNIDKIRDIVKNLIAQTDSKDVGYEKIMNLVKANISDIKVFNSISDEYYYLNIPITAENTEYPCKLIIKDNRKDGKKIDSTNAKMVVSVKTINLGEVDGYVTMRENKIDVKLKCERDFTSVLNNNKSKLLDGLASLGLFVNVSVSAKEKPIDLVSCRSFFNDLTISTIDIKV
- the tyrS gene encoding tyrosine--tRNA ligase; this encodes MANVLDELLERGYIKQFTHEEETRKLLENEKVTFYIGFDPTADSLHVGHFIAMMFMSHMQKAGHRPIALIGGGTAMVGDPSGKTDMRKMLTKEDIQHNVDSIKKQMERFIDFSDDKALIVNNADWLLNLNYVDFLREVGVHFSVNRMLSAECFKQRLEKGLSFLEFNYMIMQGYDFYVLNQKYGCKMELGGDDQWSNMIAGVELVRRKAEGDAMAMTCTLLTNSQGQKMGKTVGGALWLNPEKTSPYDFYQYWRNVDDADVQKCLALLTFVPMEEVRRLGSLEGSEINTAKKVLAYEVTKLVHGEDEAKKAEEAAVALFAGGADMSNVPTVTITKEEIGLPILDIMASTKILPSKKEGRRLIEQGGLTINGAKVDDVNRTLNQEDFQDGAALIKRGKKNYNKIEVK